aggccttcatggtcgaattgctgcaaagaaaccactactaaatgacaccaataagaagacttgcttgggccaagaaacacaagcaatggacattagaccggtggaagtctgccctttggtctgatgagtccaaatttgagatttctgtcttcgtgagatgcagagtaggtgaacggatgatctcggcatgtgaggttcccactgtgaagcatggaggaggtgtgttgctgtggggatgctttgctggtaaaactgtctgatttatttagaattcaaggcacaattaaccagcatggctaccacagcattctgcagcgatactccatcccatcttgtttgcgcttagtgggactatcattacccaaaacacacatccaggctgtgtaagggctatttgaccaagaatgagattgatggagtgctgcatcagatgacctggactccacaacctcaacccaattgagatggtttgggatgagttggacctcagagtgaaggaaaagcagccaacaagtcctcagcatatgtgggaactcctttaagactgttggaaaagcattccaggtgaagctgttggaaaagcattccaggggaagctggttgagagaatcccaagagtgtgcatagctgtcatcaaggcaaagagtggctaatttgaagaatctaaaatatactttgatttgtttaacacttttttggttactacatgattccatatgtgttatttcatagttttgacatcttcactattattctacaatgtagaaaatagtagaaaatagtaaaaataaagaaaaaacattctTTAAGAAGTGtcttaacttttgactggtactgtagatgtgtatgtatatgcatgtctgtgtgtgtaaatgtgagtgtgtatatagatacagtggggagaacaagtatttgatacactgccgattttgcaggttttcctacttacaatgcatgtagaggtctgtaattttgatcataggtacacttcaactgtgagagatggaatctaaaacaaaaatccagaaaatcatattGTATGAAGTAggaagtaggaaaacctgcaaaatcgtcagtgtatcaaatacttgttctccccactgtatgtatggaTGTCTATGTGTATAGATGTGAGTGTGTTTATGGATGTGAAGGTCTGTGTGCCGGTACTGTATGGAGCCCCACCTCTGGGTCTTTGTTCCACTGCACCACGTACTCCCAGCAGCAGTGGGCAAACAGCAGGTCAGGAGAGAGGGAGTCTGGGAAACGctgacacacagacaccagcAGCTCTGGaggaacacaggaacacacactttAATATAACAACAACAAATACACTTCCCTATGGAGGAATTGGGTTAGTGACCACAGGAGTACACACTCACCTGCTGCCCTGTTGAAGTTTGGATCCTCCTGgctcttttctccctccccctgctcTGGCTGGGAGGGCTGTTCCGTGCTCTCGGCCTCCCCCCTCCTCTGCAGCATGTCCTTCAGCCGCTCAGGGGCCAAGTCTTGCCTGAACACCCACTTAGCCACGCTGTCTGCTATACCACCTGAGAGAggacgaaggagagagagagagcgtaggTAATCACTGATCTACTGTATATGTGATTATCTCTCTCACCAATTCCAACCCTCTCAGATCGGGATTATGGACTTTTTATTTCTTATAGTACGTATCCAGTACCTCGGCCCCCCTCCAGCAGGGCTTTGACTGAGCAGTGTGGTGTGGCGCTCCCTGGTGTTCCCTGAGGAGGAGGCACACACAGCAGTGTCTGCAGGGACAACACGTCCTCCAGCTGTCTCACACACACCGCCCACTGCTCCAGTTCCAACGACACCGCCTCCCACTCTGGCtggaactgatacacacacacacaaagagtcaGTGACGAAGCACacatatcagtgtgtgtgtgtgctagggtgtgtgtgttcacccTTTTCTTTGCCAGAGCCAGGtgattatatgtgtgtgtgtggtgtgtgacctTGGTTTCAGCCAGGATGGTGATGTTAGCCTTAGCAGCGCGGTGAGCCACTATTGCAGCCAACAGGGCGGCAGCAGAACTGTGGGACTGGACACATGCAGCACGCACCTGctgccaccagggggagacacaCTGCATGTCCCACGACTCCTCCACCGCACCTAGGGAGAGGAGGAACACAGCCGTCTACAGAAGTCAATGGGAGTCTAGCCACATACCATCTAACCACAAGCTAACTCAATGTCGTCACAGCACAGACAACATTGGAAATAAAATGTGCTCACACACCTTTCATGGAGCTGAGGGCAGTgagcagtgtgtgtaggtgtctgaCGGCCTCTGTTTTTTTCAATACTTCCTTCTCTCTGTGCAGCCATACACTCAGCAGCAGAGACTGAGGGAAAACACACACGGACAAACAACATGGATGAGTTACATTTCATTCTATTTCAAACAGTCTATTCTTCCTCCCATACCCAAATCATCCCtttctagaatcggcttcctcttattcctccaccacctcttcaccctctctcccgcctctccTCACCAGTAGTTGCTGTGGGCTGATGCCGGTCTTCTGCAGTGTGTTACAGACTTTCTGTAGAGGGCTCTCTCCTGTCAGACAGCCCCAGAACAGAAAGCTCCCTACaggggaaaaacacacacacaaactaacctCTAATACACTTATAGGTaatagtgtgagtgtgtgtttgtgtgtgtgtgtctgtgcgcgtctttgtgttgtgtgtgtgcgttttcaTTCTACCAAGCTGTGTCCAGTCTGCGTTGGGCCCTGGCACCACTCTGatctcctctccctcacactccaTCTGGGACAGGAAGCTCCGGACAGGAAGTGATGCGTCAGGGGAGTCCTGGGCGAAAGAGACGGAGGGGCGGGAGCCGGACGTGAGTTCTGCGTAGCGCTGCAGGGTAGGGGAGACACGGGCCAGCTCCTCCTCTATACCTGCAACCTCCGTCTGAAAAGGAAGAGGAGAATGTGGaacaagagaagagggagagaaaatagaTTCAAAATTGGTGAGTGTTGCTGACAACTCAGCATTGGCCTGCCGTTTACTGCTCTGAATGTAGCTAGTTAATTCAGTGTCAGACTGCTGTACAACCAGTGGTGTTTGTTGTACTcacaggttcagtgtgtgtgtctgtggtggcctCCCCAGTAGAGTGGAGCTGTTGGATGTCTGTGTAGAGCTGCAGCAGTTTCAGTTGGGAGGAACACAACTGGAACAACCCTTCATCTACCGCCTCAGGGTCTGCAGGGACAGCGCACACGGGCAACACACAGAGGCattaacccacacacacaggcattaacccacacacacaggcattaacccacacacacaggcattaacccacacacacatgaacccacacacacaggcattaacccacacacacaggcattaacccacacacacaggcattaacccacacacacaggcattaacccacacacacaggcattaacccacacacacaggcattaacccacacacacagacatgaacccacacacacaggcattaacccacacacacacaggcattaacacacacaggcactAAGACACCTATTTGTACACGGTTTAATAATATTCAACCTCAATAAATATCCAGAAATACACGGTACCTTGCCCTTTGAGACTGGCCAGTAAGACTCGGGTGATGTTGGTCAGACAGGAGACTGGAGCATTCTTATTGGCTAGCAAAGACTCCAGGGCCTAAAGGACAGGACAGAGAGCAGTAAGTAGTAGTACACCACATTCCATGGGTGTGTTGACcccactatgtgtgtgtgtgtgtgtgtgtgtgtgtgtgtgtgtgtgtgtgtgtgtgtgtgtatatgtgttgaCCTGTTTCTTAACGGCAGGGTGTTTGATGTCCAGCAGTACACTCTGGGCCTCGCTCTCCAGGATATCTGTGGAGAGGAGGTCAAAGGTAAGAAAGAGCTCTTCTGGTTTTCCCTGTTCAAATACTTCTGTAAAGGGTATCCTCCCATCTGTTCATtttccccctccatctctgtcgTACCTGGTTCCACCTCTCTGctcttcagtagtgtggtcagtcTCTTCAGCAGGTGCATGTCCTTCGCCCTCTCACTCTTCTTATCACTGACATAGGGAACATAATCATTACGTCCTTTTGGTAAAACTACACAGGCTGTGTttggtgcattcggaaagtattcagaccccttcactttttccacattttgttacgttacatcaatcatcaatctacacataatgacgaagcgaaaacaggtttttagaaatgtttgcaaatgtattaaaaaatgtactgaaatactttatttacataagtattcagaccctttgctatgagactcgaaattgagctctggtgcatcctgtttccattgatcatccttgagatgtttctaaaacttgggagtccacctgtggtaaattcaattcattggacaagatttgaaaaggcacacacctgtctatataaagtcccacagttgacaatgcatgtcagagcaaaaactaagccatgaggtcgaaggaattgtccatagagctccgagacaggattgtgtcgaggcacagatttggggaagggtaccaaaaaatgtctgcagcattgaaggtccccaagaacaaagtggtctccatcattcttaaatggaagaggtttggaaacACCTAGACTCTTACTAGAGCAGGCCGCCcgggcaaactgagcaatcgggagagaagggccttggtcagggaggtgaccaagaaaggccactctgacagagctccagagttcctctgtgaagatgggagaaccttccataagaacaaccatctctgcagcactccactaaaatcaggcctttatggtagaatggccagacggaaaccactcctcagtaaaaggcacatgacagcccgcttggagttgccaaaaggcacctaaaggactctcagaacatgacaaacaagattctctggtctgatgaaacagattgaactctttggcctgaatgccaagcttcacgtctggaggaatcctggcaccattcctacagtgaagcatggtggtggcagaaatATGCTGTGGGGAGTTGTTTCAGtagcagggaatgggagactagtcaggatcgaggcaaagatgaacggagcaaagtacagagcgatccttgatgaaaacctgctccagagtgctgagGACCTCATactgggcaaaggttcaccttccaacaggacaacgaccctaagcacacagccaagacaacgcaggagaggcttcgggacaagtctctgaatgtccttgaatggcccagccagagcccggacaggaacccgatcgaacatctctagagagacctgaaaatagctgtgcagcaacgctccccattcaacctgacagagcttgatggggtctgcagagaagaatgggagaaactccccaaatacaagtgtgccaagcttgtagcgtcataccccaaAGAAACTtgtctgtaattgctgccaaaggtgcgtcaacaaagtactgagtaaagggtctgaatacttatgtaaatgtgatatttcagctttttatttgtaatacatttgcaccaaaaaaacaaaaaaaaacgattttattaattttagaatagggttgtaacgaaacaaaatgtggTTAAAGTCAAGGagtcagaatactttccgaatgcactgtatgtgtagaATCTTTCACAATACAAGAATTATACTCCTGATCTTCCCAAGATGTCCCAACCGTACTACgaagtgtgtgttagtgtgaaaAGTCACCTGAGGGCCAGATGGAAGGGGACAGTGACAGTGCGTAGTGCTCCAGTAGCAGGGTCAAACAGACACACTTGCTGTGTGTGGAGCAGCCAGCCCTGACTAGTCACACTGTTCACCCCCATCAGCCGGTAGCCTGCATACAGCAacctgacacatacacacataggaGATAAGGAAATTGTTACTGGTTAAAGTAGTTCAAATGCTTTAGAAACATACGattagaactgtgtgtgtgtgtgtgtgtgtgtgtgtgtgtgtgtgtgtgtgtgtgtgtgtgtgtacctgcagtgTTTCCCTACAGTGAAGGCTCCTACTCTGGGACCCTGCTGTGTGCCCCACACCTCCAGGATGCCTCTCCTGGGTGCATAGATGACCAGGAACTGGGCGTGGCGCCGAGGGAGGGGCGCAGAGGGCGAGGGCTCGCGCTCGCCCCGCCCCTCAGACACCTGCACCCAACCCAGCTGGGCATCACGGTATCCTGGGAAAACACAGAAATAGGTTATTATAACTAGATATATAAGTAGGGCATTTTTCCAAGTCAAACACTAGACCCTACTCAACATTAGCTGTCTTTATACTAAACCGGATAATTAATTTACTGATGAGTttggctgtgatgataccagtatcgcaatattttttctatggcaaaaatgaaaacacgaagcagaccaaactctttggtcctttaaaaacctgctgtatgttgaATATTGTGTACTATAGCGtggaaataaatacatgtgactctggatgacatcaTAAtggtgtttgtttccaacattaggccCGTTTTCATGTTTTGTTTTCTTGCTACGATACTGATATCGTTCCGGCCCTACTGTTGAGTGCTGAAGGGAGAATTCTTTTTCACCCTTCCACATGCGGATAGCTATGCCTCTCCCCACGTCAAGCAGCGTGACCCTGCCGAAGTCGTCCGTGACCCCAGCCAGAGTGttacagggggacagacagatgaACTCCCCGTGACGCCGCGAGTCTGGGAGACCAAACCTGAGGGCGGGACacgagagggaggaaagagttgGGCTAAGCAATCAGTTAAGtgagaaatgaaaaaaaaaaggcTCATTGATTAATGTTAGTGATAAAAAGATAACTTGGCAATTTGATTGCGTAGATTGCGTGTGCAGCACAAACAGTTCCCTAGTTCTTCTGACAAAAGGGATGGTGTTGGTCACCTGACTGCCAGGGGCGTGGCCGGCTCCACCTTGGGCTTCTGTTTCTGAGTTGGCTCCTCCTCACTCTGTTTCTTCCAGCCCAGCCACCCACTGACGCGAGAGCAAAAGAGAGCAGTGCGAAAGAAAGgaaagataggagagagagaaggaaagaggagagaaagggtgCAGAAAGAAAGAAGCAATGcagaagaaagagggagaagagggagaggacatACAGAGTTATAATGAATTAGTTGTCAGGAAAGAGGCTATATATCAGTGTATTGATTTTGCTGCTTTGTGTCCTGTGTGGCTGTATCAGAGGTAGCATGGCTCAGTGAAGGCCCCTGCCGTATCAACACACCTGCACACAGCACCACAGGGAATACTCACCATGATTAAAGGGAGTAGGAGGCCAGGATACTGACAACCGAGAAAAGACTCATACATACAATCACCAAGAAAAACACACACGCACCTGGCAGCGCTGAACAAGGCCGATGTGAGTTTGCTCGCCACAGCCAGAGCCacatgggagaggagaggctgggagCTACCCTGGAAAGAGATAAAAACAATATTTTATGACTGGACATTTTTGTGCTGCTTTGGTGGAAATCTCAGCTCTGTTTACAGCAGGGGTGGGCAAAATAAGGCAATCCAGTCTGAGGGAGATTtgagtaaaaaacattttttgggggtggggggtaAACTATTTTGGGTTAAAATAACACTACAGGCTAGATAGAAAGTAtgtagaaattataatggacctTTATAATGTTCAAATAACTGCCCTTTCTCAAAATAACGTCCCTCTGAATTTAGAAATTATGATATGGCCCACGAGCCAAAattattgcccatccctgctctagAGGGAATGGAAAAGTCAAAAATCACTGCTACTGGTCTGAACTAATGCCGACTGTGCTTACTTATTAAAGAGTAACTACCAATCTCTCAAGGAGATAAATAGACAGGCATGAGGTGAGGAAAAAGATAGACAAACcgaaacaaacacacacctctaTGGCGTAGTAGAAGCCTGTGTAGGGTCCTCCCCCCACAGTTATGTACTGACTCATGGCGGGGGGGCTGCCCTTCACAGAGGCATGGAAACCCCCCAGGATAGATGCATTCTTCATCTGGTCAAACACACACAGCGTCATTATACCTgacaagggagggagggacagagagagagagcaccgttACAATGGAGAACATAGCTACACTTTCACTGTCTTTCAACCAGAATCCATGATCTTCTCCACCTTCTGCTCACCATGCTCCTGCCCCactccctgcccctctccctccagcCCCCCCCCACACTCCCTGTGCCCCTCCACCCATCTGACCCTCCCTCCTCGACTCTCTCACCCACGCTGCTGTGGTCTACGATGGTGTCCATATCCTGTAGACCCCACTTCTTATAGgccagaggaggagggtggaccACCTCACTGCCTGCTGCCGCCGCTGAGGAGGGgagtagggagagaggggtaagacACAGAAAGTTAGGGATAATGAGTAAGAGAAGGGGTTTGGAGGAAGAGATTAAGGAAGAGAGGGTTGCCAGAGAAAGAGGAGATGAGGGAAAGAGTTGAGTAAATGGTGTGGAATGACTATCACCTCAAGCCACAATACACAAAatataccccccaaaaatactaCATGTACTAGCCTAAGTGTCAAATACTAGCTTTTGTGCGTGTGTCAGTACCTGCATCCTTTCTGGCGAACTCTGTCAACCCAGCCAGCAAATAGAGAACATGGTTCTATTAAACATCATGTAACCTTTATAGCACAATTACTATGGTACTACAACTAGTTTTACAACTACGAACACTAACCTACAGCGCTATGAAAAAGTAGTTCCCCCTTTCGaattttctctacttttgcattttttttatactgaatgttatcagatctttaactaaaacctaatattagataaagggaacctgagtgtacaaataacacaacaatgacATACATATTTtataaacaaagttatgcaacacgcAATGCCCCTGTGTGTAATTGCCTTACACTAAATAACTGGTGGTGCttcctttagctgcaatgactccaaccaaacacttcctgtagttgttgatcagtctctcacgtcactgtggaggaattttggcccactcttccatgcagaactgctttaactcagtgaCATATGTGGGTTTTCAATAAtaaactgctcgtttcaagtccaaCCACAACGTCTCAATAGGGATTAGGTCTAGACTTTGACTATGCCATtccaaatgtgttgctttttaaccATGTTTATGTAGACTTGAttatgtgttttggatcattgtcttgctgcatgacccagctgcccttcagcttcagctcacagacagatggcctgacattctcctatagaattctctgatacagagcagaatgtATTCTTGACAGTTGGTATAAGGtttttactgtggaatgcagtgtttggttttcgccaggcataatgggacccatgtcatcCAAAAACGTATACTTTTTGACTCATCTGTCTATAGAACATTCTatagagtcttgatgatcatccaggtgcttccaggtgctttttggcagACTTGAGTCAACTTTCTGGAtgagatgggtcccattatgtctggcgaaaaccaaacactgcattccacagaaatcaaattgtattggtcacatacacatggttagcagatgtcattgcgagtgtagagaaatgattgtgcttctagttacgacagtgcagcaatatctaacaagtaatctaacaattccacaacaactacctaatacacacaaatctaagtaaaggaatggaataagtataaatatatggatgagcaatgacagggtggcataggctaagatgcaattgatggtataaaatacagtatatacatatgagataagtaatgcaagatatatgtaaacattattcaagtgggattattcaagtgactagtgatccatttattaaagtggccaatgatttcaagtctgtatgtaggcagctgTGTTAGTGATGGCACTGTGTTgccataccaacggtcaagcatggtggtggtagtgtgatggtttggggatgctttgctaccTTAGGACCTGGACAACTTGCCtgaatagaaggaaccatgaattctgctctgtatcagagaattctacagcagaatgtcaggccatccgtctgtgagctgaagctgaagggcagctgggtcatgcagcaagacaatgatccaaaacacacaatcaagtctacatgaaaattgttaaaaagtaacacatttgaagttttggaatggcttagtcaaagtccagacctaatcccaattgagatgttgtggcaggactttaAATGAGCAGAAAATTAATCCACAGCCAAAAATTAATCTAGAgcaatgtgagagactgatcagcAACTACAGGAAACACTTGGTTGCATTCATTGCAGCTCAAGGTGGCACaacagttattgagtgtaagggggcaatgacttcttcacacaggggaattgggttTCATAACtctgttaattaaataaataaaataagtatacatttttgttattatttgtaaactcaggttccctttatctaatattaggttatGGTTGAAGAtatgataacattcagtatcaaaaattattcaaaaatagagaaaattagaaagggggAAAAACCTTTTTGACAGCACTGTACCTCTACTGCTACTACAGTACCTCaacatacacaaaacacacacacacacagagcagtacctcgacagacacaaaacacacacacagagcagtacctcgacagacacaaaacacacacacacacagagcagtacctcgacagacacaaaacacacacacagagcagtaccTCGAGCCACCTGGTTTCTGCAGGCACGTAGCGACTGAAAGAGACTGAAGCCATCAATAGTGACCAGGGCTGCTGGGTAAAGAATGCTCAGCTCCTCatgctaagagagagagagagagagaaattcatAAATACAAAGTGTCATCAAAAGAACCTTGATACTCAGGCAGCTGTCAGTGTTTTGGTGTGTGCTACAGCCGTACTTGCTCGGTGACACCAGGGTGGCGGGGGATCTCGTAGGTGCGACACTTGAGCCTCAGGACAGGATCCTCATTCAACAGCTGGGCTAGGAGTAGGACCCCACTCtgacaaaaacacacaacacCACTGTTAGAATAACATTACCTCACCAGCCAGCCTTCCAGGTAACAAGTAAATACTGCTGTACTGCACCTCTGTGTAGAAGCGGACATAACCAGATGAGAAGCCCACTACAATACAAGTCCAGTCTGGCCGACCTGTGGAACtcctgaacacacacagacagacagagttaatACTCATCATTAGAACACAAACCTACATACACATTGATATGTACACACAAGTGAACACCCATGGACAGTGTCGGACACACTAGGTGGCTTACCTTTTCTGGctggccagaggtatacagatgACACTGCTCACACTCTCCCTGTAAAGaggcagacacgcacacacacacacacagtgaatctGGAATCTAATCTTGACTTATTTCTgtgtcctttcctctcctcacatTCTCTCAGTCTAACCCCTTCCTCTCTCATTCATCCACCCTTATGTTTCTTTCCCTCctgactctcccccctcctccctctgttctcccccctcctccctctgttctcttccccctcctcctctgttctctccccctctcccccccctcctccctctgttctcccccctcctccctctgttctcttccccctcctcctctgttctctccccctctctcccccctcctccctctgttctcccccctcctccctctgttctctccctcctcctcctctgttctctcccccctcctcctcctctgttctctcccccctcctcctcctctgttctctcccccctcctcctcctctgttctctcccccctcctcctcctctgttctctcccccctcctcctcctctgttctctcccccctcctcctcctctgttctctcccccctcctcctcctctgttctctcccccctcctcctcctctgttctctcccccctcctcctcctctgttctctcccccctcctcctcctctgttctctcccccctcctcctctgttctctcccccctcctcctctgttctctcccccctcctcctcctcctcctcctctattctctccccctcctcctcctctattctctccctcctcctcctcctctattctctcctcctcctcctcctctattctctccctcctcctcctcctcctctattctctccctcctcctcctcctcctctattctctccctcctcctcctcctcctctattctctccctcctcctcctcctcctctattctctccctcctcctctattctctccctcctcctctattctctccctcctcctctattctctccctcctcctctgttctctccctcctcctctgttctctcccccctcctcctcctcctctgttctctcccccctcctcatcctcctctgttctctcccccctcctcctcctcctctgttctctcccccctcctcctcctcctctgttctctcccccctcctcctcctcctctgttctctcccccctcctcctcctcctctgttctctcccccctcctcctcctcctctgttctctcccccctcctcctcctcctctgttctctccaccctcctcctcctcctctgttctctcccccctcctcctcctctgttctctcccccctcctcctctgttctctcccccctcctcctcctctgttctctcccccctcctcctcctctgttctctcccccctcctcctcctcctcctcctctattctctcccccctcctcctcctctattctctccctcctcctcctcctctattctctccctcctcctcctcctctattctctccctcctcctcctctattctctccctcctcctcctcctcctctattctctccctcctcctcctcctcctctattctctccctccttctcctcctcctctattctctccctcctcctcctcctcctctattctctccctcctcctcctcctcctctattctctccctcctcctcctcctctattctctccctcctcctcctcctctattctctccctcctcctctgttctctcccccctcctcctcctcctctgttctctcccccctcctcctcctcctcctcctcctctattctctcccccctcctcctcctctattctctccctcctcctcctcctctattctctccctcctcctcctcctcctctattctctccctcctcctcctcctcctctattctctccctcctcctctgttctctcccccctcctcctcctcctctgttctctcccccctcctcctcctcctctgttctctcccccctcctcctcctcctctgttctctcccccctcctcctcctcctctgttctctcccccctcctcctcctcctctgttctctcccccctcctcctctattctctccctcctcctcctcctcctctattctctccctcctcctcctcctcctctattctctccctcctcctcctcctcctctattctctccctcctcctcctcctctattctctccctcctcctcctcctcctctattctctccctcctcctcctcctctattctctccctcctcctcctcctctattctctccctcctc
The sequence above is a segment of the Salvelinus fontinalis isolate EN_2023a chromosome 15, ASM2944872v1, whole genome shotgun sequence genome. Coding sequences within it:
- the LOC129811484 gene encoding rab3 GTPase-activating protein non-catalytic subunit-like isoform X3; this encodes MSCCLLDFCRVQELKAVREFLFQNQQNNPSLEDKKTENELAWDDSDWGSWDNPEAKEDGSGTTTGVEEDSAAVTAPWLQDCVVSLSPCSDLMVVAKDHKAVFLSAKWRTDDGGREEMTLAVSWSGTLSTEEGESVSSVICIPLASQKRSSTGRPDWTCIVVGFSSGYVRFYTESGVLLLAQLLNEDPVLRLKCRTYEIPRHPGVTEQHEELSILYPAALVTIDGFSLFQSLRACRNQVAREFARKDAAAAAGSEVVHPPPLAYKKWGLQDMDTIVDHSSVGIMTLCVFDQMKNASILGGFHASVKGSPPAMSQYITVGGGPYTGFYYAIEGSSQPLLSHVALAVASKLTSALFSAASGWLGWKKQSEEEPTQKQKPKVEPATPLAVRFGLPDSRRHGEFICLSPCNTLAGVTDDFGRVTLLDVGRGIAIRMWKGYRDAQLGWVQVSEGRGEREPSPSAPLPRRHAQFLVIYAPRRGILEVWGTQQGPRVGAFTVGKHCRLLYAGYRLMGVNSVTSQGWLLHTQQVCLFDPATGALRTVTVPFHLALSDKKSERAKDMHLLKRLTTLLKSREVEPDILESEAQSVLLDIKHPAVKKQALESLLANKNAPVSCLTNITRVLLASLKGQDPEAVDEGLFQLCSSQLKLLQLYTDIQQLHSTGEATTDTHTEPTEVAGIEEELARVSPTLQRYAELTSGSRPSVSFAQDSPDASLPVRSFLSQMECEGEEIRVVPGPNADWTQLGSFLFWGCLTGESPLQKVCNTLQKTGISPQQLLSLLLSVWLHREKEVLKKTEAVRHLHTLLTALSSMKGAVEESWDMQCVSPWWQQVRAACVQSHSSAAALLAAIVAHRAAKANITILAETKFQPEWEAVSLELEQWAVCVRQLEDVLSLQTLLCVPPPQGTPGSATPHCSVKALLEGGRGGIADSVAKWVFRQDLAPERLKDMLQRRGEAESTEQPSQPEQGEGEKSQEDPNFNRAAELLVSVCQRFPDSLSPDLLFAHCCWEYVVQWNKDPEEGRYLCWAVEHLKLVSSPHIQLGISSMMWNTFIVKCFSAAAFLIEKVGKAPKDRLCRRDVGMGDCAMTSFLGSCVQLLQILMEADSGVEEVPPPELCVEEVWGGAEGPASLAELALEQKGVHYPLVQHHYLLASLLHTAMTFSLRVKPLSLFDSKGKNAFFRELSSIQLMPSGDMDPGLVSLRQEFLLRVLTGWVTNQREAVEGPRSGSGDKTWPSLCLDLGLLLQVNPDLLRRHLVCELYNQGLDPRAEQVMFEVEDKDVLGSQLLVLTGQRLSYSLLHTQTQTRPAMELLARLPPTLCTWLKAMDPSELGCPSVPLSQTSRLVSRLIEILPENHGQYSLALHLLEAVEDLQRED